The stretch of DNA GACGGCTGATCAACTTCATCTATAAGAAGAACGACTGGTTTATCAATCGCGCCGCAAAATTCACTTATGTTATTAAAAAGTTCAACAAGGTCGTATTCCGGAGTAATTGACTGTTTCAGAGTTTCTAAAGCATTAAGCGCCTGTTCAGAACAATTGTTACGTTTGAATGATGTGATAAAAGCCCTTGCAAATGCAGATGAAAATGTATATTCATCCTTAAACTTAGCTGCACTCATCTGACGCTGGAAGTCCATACCTGCCACATAATACTCATCAGATAAATAACCTTCCAAAGCTCTCAGTGTGGTTGTCTTGCCGTACTGTCTTCCGCGGTTGATAATAAAATAATCTCCTTTGCGGACCATTTCTTTTATTTCTGCAAGCCGGTCAGTTATATCCACCATGTAATGTAATTCCGGAAAACAGGAACCTGTTATATTAAAGCATCTGCCCATTCTTTCACCACCTAAGTAACCTTTGTTTCATATCTGTTTATAAATTGCAGATTAAGTTCTCTTAAATAAATTCGATTATTAAATCAATTATTATTATAACACAATAATCGGATTATAGCAATTTATCATAAAGATTTAAGAATATGAATTCTCAAAGAGATGATTTTTATCATCAGTTATATTTATTTATTGCCATTATATGGCTTGCGTATTGAAAAAACCTTCATTTTGTAGTATAATCTTAGATATTACTTAAATCCGATTGTTATAAAGGAGATAAACAGATGGAACTAAGAAAGAAAGCAGCATTAATAACAGCTCTGTCTCTGACTGTGTCGCTTTTCGCAGGATGCGGAGCTCTTGACGGAGATGGTATGGAACGCACTGACGTTTCTGTTACTGAAAGCACCACTGAAACATCTGATGCGGCAGAAGAAGCTGGACAGACTGAAGCGGCAGTTACGGAAAGTACTGAAGTTTCTGAAACAACAGCAGTTACAACTACAGTTTCTGAGAAAACTGCCAATAAGGAAGCGGCTGATTACGAAGATCTGATCCGTTCTTATTATGAAGCTGAAAACAACAGCGATTACGAAGCATTTATGAATTTTATGTATCCTGCAAAGATAGTTGATTACATGTATACCATAAGCGGAATCACTGCAGAATCTATGGCGGAGAGTCTCGGAACAAGTGACAGTCACTATGAAGTTACTGAAATTATCAATGAAGGCGAAATAACTGACGAATATCTTGATAATTTCACTATGACGTTTAACGCAATGTACGGTATCTACAGCAAACTTGAAAGCGAAGGCAGAACTGTTGAAGATCTTACCGACGACGAAAGAGCTGAATTCTCCGGGATCGTTTACGGAGATGTGCCGGAAGCTTATGCATCGGATAAGTACAAAGCCACAAAAGGATATGACGTTACTGTTCGTTATACTATCGACGGCAAGCCGGATGAGGATTATTTCTACGTATTCTATATCGATGGCGAAGGCTGGAAACTGACTAATACCATGCGAAAATGGTTGAAAAATGCACAGCAAAGTTCTCTGAATGCCAATGCGAAATCACTATTTACATCCGTAACTACTGCTCTTATGGAGCTTACATCAGAAAACGAAAATTTATATGAAACATATGTTCTAAGTTCTGATCCTTCTAAAAATTACAATATTCCATCCGGCCTTGATACTGATGAACTGTATAATAAGATAGATGAATATTTAAAATTGTATGATGAAGATAACACCTATGATTATGTTGCCTTGATAGTTGAAGGAGTCTGCAAATACACTGCCATGCACAAGAATTCTGAAGGATACGGAGTAGGTACATTTCCGCAGCAGACAATACCAGAGAAATCCGGTACAAATATCAGCTCAAAGGAAGTTGACAGAATGGGCGATTATACGCTGGATGATATCTACGGAATCTGCGTTGACCTGATAATATAAAGTAAAAGAATTATTTTAAATAACAAAAAGCCGGTTCAGTTAAGAATCGGCTTTCTTTATGTATGCGCCTTCAGCGCTAATTAATAAAAGGGGCTATCCAGCCCCTTAAACCCCAGCTGCCATAGGCAGCTAACATTTTTTATTCTTCAACCTTCCAGTCAGCAAGAACTCTTTTATCAGAATCAAACGATACACCAATCTTATACAGCTTTCTGCTGTCGGATGCAAACGGAAGAGCATATTTATTGTCATTTATCTGCTTCAGAGCACTGTCGGCACTTTCATCACGTTTGAATTCAAACAGATAGATAAATCCTGAAGTCTGGACTATACAGTCGATTCTACCAGAGAAAGTATGTAACTCGCATTCTGTAAACTGACCAAGCAGTGTAAATACGAGATATATTACGGTCTGAAAATAATGCTCGAATGTTGTATCTGCTGATGAATATGGTATTCTTGCGAAAAGAGCTGTAAAGAAATCTCTGACAGCATCAAGATCTCCGTTTTCTATCTTATCTTCCAGAGTAAATATATCCAGACCGCTTCCTGGTCTTGCAGAAGGAACATAGACCGGCATAAGGCTTTCATAAAAAGCATACTTCACTTCTTCATTCGGTAAAGCAAGTGTATATCGTCTTCTGCGGGCATCATATTCAGCAATTGTCAGATAACCACTCTGATAAAGAAGTGGAATAAAATCAAGTGAATCACCTGTATAATCTTTCAGTGTACGTTCATTAGCATAAATAGTTTTATCTGAAAATTTTCGAACATCAAAATTATTTTCACGGATCTGTTTCATCAGAAAAGAAGGTGTTCCGGTTTCAAACCAGTATGCTCCGAATTCCTTGTCGCTGAAAGCATTGATCAGACTAAATGGATTATATAAACACGAACCGTTCTGATGGTAGCGATAACCGTCATACTGCTGTTTCAGCTTAACTAAACATTCTTCTTTGCTTATATGATGCTTATCAGCCATTGCAGCTATTTCAGGAGCAAAATTATCCCGCAGTTCTTTTTCTGTAATGCCGCAAATATCAGAAAAATCTTCGCTTAGAGAGATATCTTTAAGCTGATTAAGGTCGCTGAATATGCTGACTTTATTGAATTTAGTAACACCGGTGATAAATACAAAGCGAATATATTCGTTACAGCTTTTCAGATTACTGAAAAAACCCTTGAAAGTATTCTTGTATTTCTCCTGTAATTCCTGATCATCAGCCATATCTAGTAATGGCTTGTCGTATTCATCTACGAGTACAACGCAGCGCATTCCGGTCTTCTGCTTCACTTTTATAAGAAGATTCTGGAATCTTTCACCGAGCGATTCACTGTTATCGTTTATATCGTAAAGTTCTTCCCATCTTTTAAGATGCTTAACAAGAACGTTCTCCACAGATGTTTCACTATAGTTTTCACCGTTGAAATCAAAGTAAAAGACAGGATGCGGATTCCATGCGTCTGCATTTCCTTCTTCAAGCTTTTCGATTGCAAGTCCTGAGAAAAGTTCCTTCTTCCCCTCCCAGTATGCTTTTAACGCAGAAAGGAAAAGGCTTTTACCAAATCTTCTCGGACGGCTGAGAAAAAAACTGTGCCACATCATGAGCAAGACGGTAGATATATTCTGTTTTATCGACATAAATGCAATCTTCGTTTCTGAGTATTTCAAAATTTTGCACACTCATTGGAAGCAGACGTTTTTTTTTCAGGCACTGTAAGCATCTCCTTTCTGTTTGTATATAGCTCAGTTAAAATCAATTATTATTATAACACAATATTCGAATTATAGCAATTTCATTATATACATCAAGTCATTATTTCATGAAAAAATATGCATAAATCAGGAATACTGATGCTGCCGAAAACAACACGCCAAAGAATATCGAAAGCACAAATTCCGCAATTGACTTAAGGTCTTCTTTAATAATTACCGATCTTTCGATGAACGAAGCCATCTCTTTGCGAAAATATGTTAAATCGGCCATCATCTGCGCTTTCTGTTCGTCGTTATAACGACGCATATACTTCTGCTCCAGTTCAAGACGTTCGGAGATATCATTTACAGGCACTGAATTTTCAATGTCAGGAACAAGCAAAGTTATATCTGTCTTTTTTCTGTACTTACGGGCTTTTCTGTTTTGCGTGCTGATATGATATGTATTTCCGTTATCAGCATCTACATCGATATCATAATTTGTAGTGCTGTATTTACTGTATTTTGTTACCAATTTATTATAAGATGTAACTGACCCCTGCACTTCACTTGCATTATTGAGATAGAATTTTCTCTGCTTATGGCAGTGATATGCATTGCACCATGAAAGGATTGCTATAAATGCTGAAAAAAATATTAGTCCAAAAGCTTCTGAGAAATCGCTCATATCTATTATCCCCTTTCTTCCTTTCCGTTCTCTATTATCATCATAGGTCTCTGCAAAGGGACAACCTTAGGAAGGTAAACACATCTGAAGTATTCATTTTTTAGTTCACTCCAATATATTCGCAGCCATACTAACGGAAAATTTCTTCTCAGGCCAATATACAGAATAGATGATACTCATAGGAATCAGCACTTTCGTACCTTCAGTATTCTCACAATATTCCGGTTTCACATCCACATGAAACTCCCGGTCAGGATAGACGGTTGCGGCATATGCACGGATCATCTTAAGACGTTTATTTATTTTCTCAAGCTGAGCTAAAGTCAGCGGCGTAACACAAACTGTGTTTTCGTCGGTATCTGCTCCACCGAGCCACTCCGGAACCAGCAAAGTCCGGATCAGCTTGCCTTCCGCAACAAGAGCATCCTGTTCCTTCTGTTCTTTGATCTGTTCAAAGTCAATCTCCCATGTACCGGTTTTTGTATCTCTTCCATAGGTGCAGCGTTCAAATCGCGCAATCAGCGCTTCATCGTATGGATCTCTGCTCTCTAAGGCATAACTCCAATCCAACAGAATACCGTTTCGTATTGTAAACGAAATGCCATGTTCTCCCTCATATTCCGCCTCGCCGGAGATCATAAAAGCCAGATCCCCCTCTTCCTGCGGTTCATAGATATAAATATCAAATGCCTCAAAATAATTCATTTTGAATTGTTCCGGTTCACCACCATAGCACTCCACCAGCCAGCGTTCCAGGCGGTGCCATTCTTTTTGCGGCATCTCTTCCAGACTCTTTAAGCATTTCTGCGCATAATCTTCCGGAAATTCACCCTTCAGAATCCTTCCGCATCGGAACACTCGAAGATCCTTATCAAAAAAGGTAGAATGTATTTTCATAGCATGTTCAAATTCCTCGTCATCCTGGTAATAGTTATCCCTGAGATACTCCCACGGAACCTGTTTTCCGGATAATTTCTCATATCGTTCATCCAGCCGCTGACTGATCTTCTTCTGCACCTCTGATGAGTAATCTATGCAATAGTAACGGTCCTCCGGCTCCCCGATGCATTCATAATAATCATACAGATAGGTGTCCTGATCAGTAAAACGATCCGTTACAGCAGCCCTGTCATCAAAGTAAAAACGGAAGAAATACTGTGCCTCCTCTTTGATCCATTCATACGAAAAATAATGATCAAGACCTGCCAGTGCCTCTAACGGAGTGATCTTACCGTTCTTTACTTCGTCAGGAATCTTTGCCTTATCCGTTTCACCGAATTCGCTTACAAAACCTTCTCCGATAAAATCTCTCTCACAAAGCCAGCCAAAAAAATAAGCTAACGGCGTCATTGTGAGATCAAGAATTTTTTTGTTTTCTTCTTCCGTCAGTTCGGCTTCTTCGGATTTACCCGTAAGACGACGATATTCTCCTGCCGCCGCCTCCCATTGTGCTTCTCCTTTATAAGTACTGGTATATCGCTGTACCGATGAAGTCGATCGGGAGGTTTTTTCCTTTTTCCCGCAATTAAAAATACCATCGATAATCGATTGGATAATACCCATTTTTACATCTCCTTTTTTTACACAAGTCTGATCCATTCGGCAGATAGTTAAATAGAAATTTTTTAAGTTTCTGCAAAGTCTCTACAAAGTCTCTGCAAAGGGACAACCTTAGGAAGGGAAAGAACAATAAAAGCCCGCAAAAGCACGGCATTTCTTTCCCTTCCTTCGGTTTTCCCTCTGCACTCCCTTTCCCAACACCTTCCCTATCTTTGCCGGCTTTTGTTTTTTATTATAGCGCGGAGGTTTGTGGACTTAGGCGTGGTTGATGCGTTATATCTCAGTTTCGAGCTTCTCCTGATTCATCCATTTTAATATCAGCTGGTAAGTCAAAAATCAATGATTTTGATTTCATAATATACTCAGGAGTAAATGCTCTGTTAAAGAGCTCATCATAAATAATTTTTTTATAACTATCATAATTATGTTCCTTAATCAAAAAATCAAGTCTGGCATTCGAATCTCTTTCTTCATCTGATAGTTTATTATTTATTAATTTAATCATATTATCCAGCATTGACCTCAATGATGATAACTGATTGTTTATTTCAAGATAATAAGAAGTATATTCTTCTGTAGTGCATTTTCCGCTCTTGAATTCCTTACCTTTAATTATTTTGTAAATGTTATCAAATATTATTGAAGGATTAGGAAAATCAAAACAACTAATTTCAGGACGATAATCTGTATTCTTATCATCAACAGTATACACAGAACTTTTATATATATTACAATAAAGTTTTAAAAATATGTCTCTTGTTTCTTCTATTTCTTCAGCATCACTTCTGAAACTGTATCCCTTTATTTTCGAAATAATATTATGAAATTTCTTATTAAGTTTATTATTCAATTCTGTTGTACTCTTTATTGTACATATAACTTCCGGATTTTCAGGGTCATGATAGGAGTACTTATACAAACAATCATCTAAAATATAATTATAATTGCTTATATTCTTTTCTTCACTCAGATCATCAATTAAATCTGTAATTATCTTAATATTAAACGTTGAACTCAAGTTATAAATATATTCTCTTTTATCTGCACTTTCTAAAACATAAACATATAATTCTATACCAAAAAACTGAACTCTTTTGACAATAACTCCACTAAGTTTAATCGGAACGTATGGAGATTTAAATACCATCCGGTGAACCAAAGGAACTCTGAATGTTTTAGATGATAAAATGCTTCTGGAAAGCGAATTCATGTTTTTGGCAACAAATTCCGAACAATTTGAGCAATCTGAGTCCTTTATATTATGCAGAGCAATATAATCAACAAAGCACAGTGAACAATCAAGCATATATAGTTCTGTGTCTTTACTTGAAAAATACTCATTATCAAAAATATCTTTTACACTCAATATTTTACTATTCTGAATATATTCCAGTTTTCTAAGGTAGTCATACATATATTCATTTTCACGATGACGAGAAGACAATTCATCCATTCTGTTTTTCAAATCCGGTAAAATTTGAACTATCATTAAAACTACAATTAAATATCCATTTGGATCTTTAATATATTCTATTACGATTAAAAACAGCAATAAAAACTCATATATTCGCATTATATTCTCATTATATCTGTACCATTCATAATAGCTATCATTAGCTTGAAATATTTTTTCAGTATAATAAAATCTGAAATATAAACGTATCGTAACTATAATGATAAAGGCTGTGAACAAATAGATCAGCAAAGAATATATTATCATGTCATGATTATAGTTATCTCCTGATTTAAACTAAAGTATTATTTTTAATTTCATTATACAAAAAGAGTGTAAATAGAAAAATCCAAAAATGAAACCCAAATAAGCCAATATGCTTTACAATATATTTTAGATTTATAAAATTAGTTATTCGTTGAAAGCCATAAGCAAGTAGTAAAAACAACGAAGCCGGAACCACAATAACCAAAATATACTCTGAATACAACAAGAATGATACACAATGTATCAAACACGAAATCGGTTTTAC from Ruminococcus sp. HUN007 encodes:
- a CDS encoding ATP-binding protein, which produces MSIKQNISTVLLMMWHSFFLSRPRRFGKSLFLSALKAYWEGKKELFSGLAIEKLEEGNADAWNPHPVFYFDFNGENYSETSVENVLVKHLKRWEELYDINDNSESLGERFQNLLIKVKQKTGMRCVVLVDEYDKPLLDMADDQELQEKYKNTFKGFFSNLKSCNEYIRFVFITGVTKFNKVSIFSDLNQLKDISLSEDFSDICGITEKELRDNFAPEIAAMADKHHISKEECLVKLKQQYDGYRYHQNGSCLYNPFSLINAFSDKEFGAYWFETGTPSFLMKQIRENNFDVRKFSDKTIYANERTLKDYTGDSLDFIPLLYQSGYLTIAEYDARRRRYTLALPNEEVKYAFYESLMPVYVPSARPGSGLDIFTLEDKIENGDLDAVRDFFTALFARIPYSSADTTFEHYFQTVIYLVFTLLGQFTECELHTFSGRIDCIVQTSGFIYLFEFKRDESADSALKQINDNKYALPFASDSRKLYKIGVSFDSDKRVLADWKVEE